One region of Pseudomonas sp. B21-040 genomic DNA includes:
- the bioC gene encoding malonyl-ACP O-methyltransferase BioC, which translates to MTDLSLPNLPGGLPDKRQVAASFSRAAASYDSVAELQRDVGSQLLSRLPGDFVPGRWLDLGCGTGYFSRALSERFPAGQGVALDIAEGMLNHARPLGGATHFIAGDAERLPLQDSTCDLIFSSLAVQWCADFESVLREAHRVLKPGGIFAFASLCVGTLFELRDSWRQVDGMVHVNRFRELGVYQQLCAASGLKTVSLQTRPHVLHYPDVRSLTHELKALGAHNLNPGRPGGLTGRARILGLIEAYEQFRQAEGLPATYQVVYAVLEKPL; encoded by the coding sequence ATGACTGATTTATCCCTTCCCAATCTGCCCGGCGGTTTGCCTGACAAGCGCCAGGTGGCAGCGTCCTTTTCTCGCGCGGCAGCGAGCTATGACAGCGTGGCCGAATTGCAACGCGATGTTGGCAGCCAGTTGTTGAGTCGCTTGCCGGGTGATTTTGTCCCGGGTCGCTGGCTGGACCTGGGCTGCGGCACCGGTTATTTCAGTCGTGCGTTGAGCGAGCGTTTTCCGGCCGGTCAGGGTGTCGCCCTCGACATTGCCGAAGGCATGCTCAATCACGCGCGGCCATTGGGTGGGGCGACCCATTTCATCGCGGGCGATGCCGAGCGCTTGCCGCTCCAGGATTCGACCTGCGATTTGATCTTCTCCAGCCTTGCCGTGCAGTGGTGCGCTGATTTTGAGTCGGTGCTTCGCGAGGCGCACCGGGTGCTGAAACCAGGGGGTATTTTCGCGTTTGCTAGTCTTTGTGTAGGGACGTTGTTTGAACTGCGTGACAGCTGGCGTCAGGTCGATGGCATGGTCCACGTCAATCGCTTCCGCGAGTTGGGTGTTTATCAGCAGTTGTGTGCTGCCAGTGGCTTGAAGACTGTCAGCCTGCAAACGCGTCCTCATGTATTGCATTACCCGGATGTGCGCAGCCTGACCCATGAACTGAAGGCATTGGGTGCGCACAACTTGAACCCAGGGCGGCCGGGTGGTTTGACTGGCCGTGCGCGGATCCTCGGTTTGATCGAGGCGTATGAGCAATTTCGCCAGGCCGAAGGTTTGCCGGCGACTTACCAGGTGGTCTACGCCGTGTTGGAGAAACCTTTATGA
- the bioD gene encoding dethiobiotin synthase produces the protein MSAAYFITGTDTDVGKTTVAAGLLHAARSAGLSTAAGKPVASGCDVTPKGLRNADALALLAECSLPLTYAQVNPLAFEPAIAPHLAAREAGVALTVQSLLTPMREILDMQADFTLIEGAGGWRVPLADQDNLSDLAMALGLPVILVVGVRLGCINHALLTAEAIAQDGLQLAGWVANIIDPKTSRLEENLATLAERIPAPCLGRVPRLKSITAESVAEHLQLDLLD, from the coding sequence ATGAGCGCAGCCTATTTCATCACCGGCACTGACACTGACGTTGGCAAGACCACCGTTGCTGCGGGTTTGTTGCATGCCGCGCGATCCGCGGGCCTGAGCACGGCAGCGGGCAAGCCGGTTGCCTCTGGCTGCGACGTGACGCCCAAGGGGTTGCGTAATGCCGATGCGTTGGCGTTGTTGGCCGAGTGTTCGTTGCCGTTGACGTATGCCCAGGTCAATCCACTCGCGTTCGAGCCGGCCATCGCTCCACACCTGGCCGCACGGGAGGCCGGCGTGGCATTGACCGTGCAGTCGCTGTTGACGCCCATGCGCGAGATTCTCGATATGCAGGCGGATTTCACCCTGATCGAAGGGGCGGGCGGCTGGCGCGTGCCGTTGGCGGATCAGGACAATCTGTCTGACCTGGCGATGGCGCTGGGTTTGCCGGTCATTCTGGTGGTCGGTGTGCGGCTGGGTTGCATCAACCATGCGCTGTTGACGGCCGAGGCGATTGCTCAGGATGGGTTGCAGCTGGCGGGTTGGGTGGCCAATATCATCGATCCGAAAACCTCACGGTTGGAGGAAAACCTCGCCACGCTCGCCGAGCGGATTCCCGCGCCCTGCCTGGGGCGAGTACCGAGGCTCAAGTCGATCACGGCTGAATCCGTGGCGGAACATTTGCAACTGGATCTGCTGGACTAG
- a CDS encoding serine/threonine protein kinase, translating into MAHPFATLTPDLVLDAVESIGFLSDARILALNSYENRVYQVGIEDGEPLIAKFYRPQRWTNEAILEEHQFTFELAECDVPVVAPMIHNGASLHEHNGFRFTLFPRRGGRAPEPGNLDQLYRLGQLLGRLHAVGKTKPFDHREALGVKNFGHDSLTTLLEGNFIPKSLLPAYESVARDLLKRVEDAYSNTPHQNIRMHGDCHPGNMMCRDEMFHIVDLDDCRMGPAVQDIWMMLAGDRQECLGQLSELMDGYNEFHDFDPRELALIEPLRALRLMHYSAWLARRWDDPAFPHSFPWFGSERYWGDQVLALREQLAALNEEPLKLF; encoded by the coding sequence ATGGCCCACCCGTTTGCAACCCTCACCCCAGACCTCGTGCTCGATGCCGTCGAAAGTATTGGCTTTCTCAGTGACGCGCGCATTCTGGCGCTCAACAGTTACGAGAACCGTGTCTATCAGGTCGGCATCGAAGATGGCGAGCCGCTGATCGCCAAGTTCTACCGTCCGCAGCGCTGGACCAACGAAGCGATTCTCGAAGAGCACCAGTTCACCTTCGAACTCGCCGAATGCGACGTACCGGTAGTCGCCCCGATGATTCACAACGGCGCCAGCCTGCACGAGCACAACGGCTTTCGTTTCACCCTGTTCCCCCGCCGTGGTGGCCGCGCGCCGGAGCCGGGAAATCTCGATCAACTCTATCGCCTGGGTCAATTGCTCGGTCGCCTGCACGCCGTCGGCAAAACCAAACCGTTCGACCACCGTGAAGCGCTGGGTGTGAAGAACTTCGGCCACGACTCGCTGACCACCTTGCTCGAAGGCAATTTCATCCCCAAGAGTTTGCTGCCGGCCTACGAATCGGTGGCCCGCGACCTGCTCAAGCGTGTGGAAGATGCCTACAGCAACACGCCGCACCAGAACATTCGCATGCACGGTGATTGCCACCCCGGCAACATGATGTGCCGCGACGAAATGTTCCACATCGTCGACCTCGATGACTGCCGCATGGGCCCGGCGGTGCAAGACATCTGGATGATGCTGGCCGGTGACCGCCAGGAATGCCTCGGGCAGCTGTCGGAACTGATGGACGGCTACAACGAGTTTCACGACTTTGATCCTCGGGAACTGGCGTTGATCGAGCCACTGCGCGCCTTGCGCCTGATGCACTACAGCGCCTGGCTCGCCCGTCGCTGGGACGACCCGGCGTTCCCGCACAGCTTTCCGTGGTTTGGCAGCGAGCGGTATTGGGGCGACCAGGTGCTGGCATTGCGCGAGCAACTCGCAGCCCTGAACGAAGAACCCCTTAAACTTTTCTGA
- a CDS encoding PhoX family phosphatase, which produces MSLLEENQSTDLEKMVGLSRRGFISAGALCGAAMFLGGNLLSRSVLAASVSAGTSKLLGFDSIPAATSDAITLPAGYKSSVLISWGQPLHKNGPAFDPSGNGTAEQQELQFGDNNDGMSLFEFPGEKDRALMAINNEYTNYRYLYAHGGMPQSAEEVRKALACEGVSVIEVQRKNGQWQFVQGSRYNRRIHGNAPITLSGPAAGHELLKTSADPQGKNVLGTFQNCANGKTPWGTYLTCEENFTDCFGSSNAEQKFDAAQKRYGAVATSKEINWHPHDARFDLAKNPNELNRHGWVVEIDPFDPQSTPVKRTALGRFKHENAALAETHDGRAVVYMGDDERGEFIYKFVSRDKINHKNPKANRDLLDHGTLYVARFDAGDGNADHPKGQGEWVELTHGKNGIDASSGFADQAEVLIHARLAASVVKATRMDRPEWIVVSPKDGQVYCTLTNNAKRGEDGQPVGGPNPREKNVYGQILRWRTDRDDHAANSFAWDLFVVAGNPGVHAGTPKGGSSNITPQNMFNSPDGLGFDKAGRLWILTDGDSSNAGDFAGMGNNQMLCADPVTGEIRRFMVGPIGCEVTGISFSPDQKTLFVGIQHPGENGGSTFPEHLPNGKPRSSVMAISREDGGIVGA; this is translated from the coding sequence GTGAGCCTATTAGAAGAAAACCAATCCACCGACCTCGAAAAAATGGTCGGCCTCAGTCGTCGTGGTTTCATCAGCGCCGGTGCCCTCTGCGGTGCGGCGATGTTCCTCGGTGGCAACCTGCTGAGCCGTAGCGTGCTGGCCGCGAGCGTCAGCGCAGGCACCAGCAAACTGTTGGGCTTTGACAGCATCCCCGCCGCCACCAGCGACGCCATCACCCTTCCCGCGGGTTACAAATCCTCGGTGCTGATCAGTTGGGGCCAGCCCCTGCACAAAAACGGCCCGGCCTTCGACCCCAGTGGCAATGGCACGGCCGAACAGCAGGAACTCCAGTTCGGCGACAACAATGACGGCATGAGCCTGTTCGAGTTTCCCGGTGAGAAAGACCGGGCGCTGATGGCAATCAACAACGAATACACCAACTATCGCTACCTCTACGCGCACGGCGGCATGCCACAATCGGCCGAAGAAGTGCGCAAGGCGCTGGCCTGCGAAGGCGTGTCGGTGATCGAAGTGCAGCGCAAGAACGGCCAATGGCAATTCGTCCAGGGCTCGCGCTACAACCGACGCATTCACGGCAACGCACCGATCACCCTGAGTGGCCCGGCCGCCGGCCATGAACTGCTGAAAACCAGCGCCGACCCACAGGGCAAAAATGTCCTCGGCACCTTTCAGAACTGCGCCAACGGCAAGACGCCGTGGGGCACGTACCTGACCTGTGAAGAGAACTTCACCGACTGCTTCGGCAGCAGCAATGCCGAGCAAAAATTCGACGCCGCGCAGAAACGCTACGGCGCGGTGGCGACCAGCAAAGAGATCAACTGGCACCCGCACGACGCGCGTTTCGACCTGGCGAAAAATCCGAACGAACTCAATCGTCACGGCTGGGTGGTGGAGATTGACCCGTTCGATCCGCAATCGACGCCGGTCAAGCGCACGGCCTTGGGCCGCTTCAAGCATGAGAACGCCGCGCTGGCTGAAACCCATGACGGCCGCGCCGTGGTGTACATGGGCGACGACGAACGCGGCGAGTTCATCTACAAGTTCGTCAGCCGCGACAAGATCAACCACAAAAACCCCAAGGCCAACCGCGACCTGCTGGATCACGGCACGCTGTACGTCGCGCGCTTCGACGCCGGCGACGGCAATGCCGATCACCCGAAGGGCCAGGGCGAATGGGTCGAGCTGACCCACGGCAAAAACGGTATCGACGCCAGCAGCGGCTTCGCCGACCAGGCCGAGGTGCTGATCCACGCACGCCTCGCCGCCAGCGTGGTGAAAGCCACGCGCATGGACCGCCCGGAATGGATCGTCGTCAGCCCCAAGGATGGCCAGGTTTATTGCACCCTGACCAACAATGCCAAACGCGGCGAGGACGGTCAGCCGGTGGGCGGACCGAACCCGCGTGAGAAGAACGTGTACGGTCAGATCCTGCGCTGGCGCACCGACCGCGACGATCATGCCGCCAATAGCTTTGCCTGGGACCTGTTTGTGGTCGCCGGCAATCCGGGTGTTCATGCCGGCACGCCGAAGGGCGGATCGTCGAACATCACGCCGCAGAACATGTTCAATAGCCCGGATGGCCTGGGGTTCGACAAAGCTGGACGCTTGTGGATTCTCACCGACGGCGATTCGAGCAATGCCGGTGACTTTGCCGGCATGGGCAACAACCAGATGCTGTGTGCCGACCCTGTGACCGGGGAGATTCGCCGCTTCATGGTCGGGCCGATTGGCTGCGAAGTCACCGGGATCAGCTTCTCACCGGATCAAAAGACCTTGTTTGTCGGCATTCAGCATCCGGGGGAAAATGGCGGTTCGACATTCCCGGAGCATTTGCCCAATGGCAAACCGCGGTCTTCGGTGATGGCGATTTCCCGTGAGGATGGCGGGATCGTCGGCGCCTGA
- a CDS encoding ComF family protein, which produces MRCQPRYEGAVYIWLKNNQHCLLCAEPADEHIPICMACETELPWLGDHCQTCALPLTGAGLTCGQCQEHPPAFERVATPWTYSFPLDTLITRFKHSAKWPFGRLLGELLAQFLQHRFDEDLNRPDALVPVPLAAKRLRQRGFNQAAMLARWLGANLDIPCDETLLLRIQDTSAQQDLNADARKKNLRHAFALTPGAHIKGRHLALVDDVLTTGATAQALARLLMEAGAARVDVYCLARTPKPGDVA; this is translated from the coding sequence ATGCGCTGTCAACCACGTTACGAAGGGGCGGTTTACATCTGGTTAAAAAACAATCAGCACTGTTTGCTCTGCGCTGAACCGGCCGATGAACACATCCCGATTTGCATGGCCTGCGAAACGGAACTGCCCTGGCTTGGCGATCACTGCCAAACCTGTGCCCTGCCCTTGACCGGCGCCGGGCTGACCTGCGGCCAGTGCCAGGAACACCCGCCCGCCTTCGAGCGAGTGGCCACACCCTGGACTTACAGCTTTCCGCTGGACACGTTGATCACACGCTTCAAGCACTCGGCAAAGTGGCCATTCGGCCGCCTGCTCGGCGAACTTCTCGCGCAGTTCCTGCAACATCGCTTCGATGAAGACCTGAATCGACCTGACGCGCTCGTCCCCGTGCCGCTGGCCGCTAAACGCTTGCGTCAACGGGGCTTCAATCAAGCCGCGATGCTCGCCCGCTGGCTCGGCGCCAACCTCGACATCCCTTGCGACGAAACGCTGCTGTTGCGGATTCAAGACACCAGCGCGCAGCAGGATTTGAATGCCGATGCCCGCAAAAAGAACCTTCGCCATGCCTTCGCCCTGACACCCGGCGCGCACATCAAGGGCCGTCATCTGGCCTTGGTGGACGACGTGCTGACCACCGGTGCGACGGCGCAAGCCCTCGCCCGGTTGTTAATGGAGGCTGGCGCCGCACGGGTTGATGTCTACTGCCTGGCCCGAACACCCAAACCTGGCGACGTGGCCTGA
- the rarD gene encoding EamA family transporter RarD — MQAANPRRGYILGLSAYIIWGLFPLYFKAIANVPAVEIIIHRVLWSALFGALLLMVWKHPGWWRELRDNPKRLAILALSGTLIAANWLTYVWSVNNGRMLEASLGYYINPLVNVLLGMLILGERLRRMQWLAVGLAAVGVAQQVWQVGSLPWVSLVLALTFGFYGLIRKQAPVKALPGLVVETWMLVPIAVAWLLFNPTAASAQPEFWTTSEAWWLVAAGPVTLVPLVCFNAAARHLPYTTLGFLQYLAPTLVLLQAVLLFGEHLSSSTLVAFIFIWAGLAVYSVDAWISLRRRS, encoded by the coding sequence ATGCAAGCTGCCAACCCGCGTCGCGGGTACATTCTGGGCCTGAGTGCCTACATCATTTGGGGACTTTTCCCGCTCTACTTCAAAGCCATTGCCAACGTGCCCGCCGTGGAAATCATCATCCATCGCGTGCTGTGGTCCGCGCTGTTCGGTGCCTTGTTGCTGATGGTCTGGAAACATCCCGGCTGGTGGCGCGAACTGCGAGACAACCCCAAACGCCTGGCGATCCTCGCCCTCAGTGGCACGCTGATTGCGGCCAACTGGCTGACCTACGTGTGGTCGGTGAACAACGGGCGGATGCTCGAGGCCAGCCTCGGTTACTACATCAACCCGCTGGTGAACGTGTTGCTGGGGATGTTGATCCTCGGCGAACGGCTACGGCGCATGCAGTGGCTGGCCGTGGGTTTGGCGGCGGTTGGCGTGGCGCAGCAGGTGTGGCAAGTCGGCAGCCTGCCCTGGGTGTCGCTGGTGTTGGCGCTGACGTTCGGGTTCTACGGATTGATCCGTAAGCAGGCGCCGGTCAAGGCATTGCCCGGTCTGGTGGTGGAAACCTGGATGCTGGTGCCGATTGCTGTTGCGTGGCTGCTGTTCAACCCGACGGCGGCCAGCGCCCAACCCGAGTTCTGGACCACCTCTGAAGCCTGGTGGCTGGTCGCCGCCGGCCCGGTCACGCTGGTGCCGCTGGTGTGTTTCAACGCCGCCGCACGGCATTTGCCTTACACGACGTTAGGATTTCTCCAATACCTGGCGCCGACACTGGTGCTGTTGCAAGCCGTTCTGCTGTTTGGCGAACACTTGTCATCCAGCACGCTGGTCGCGTTCATCTTTATCTGGGCAGGTCTTGCGGTTTATAGCGTCGATGCGTGGATAAGTTTGCGCCGCCGCAGCTGA
- a CDS encoding pyrroloquinoline quinone biosynthesis protein PqqE produces MEISGNTAFYAGLSTIQIGQNRVDQASGQIASNTIERSVTSQSSEAQVDRLRSVDRSQQSDLASNVIDLAQGKFQVEAGAKVAKASDEMLGTLIDTFA; encoded by the coding sequence ATGGAAATCTCAGGTAACACCGCTTTTTATGCTGGTCTGAGCACTATTCAGATAGGGCAGAACCGCGTCGATCAAGCTTCCGGGCAGATCGCCAGCAACACCATTGAGCGTTCGGTTACCAGCCAGTCCTCCGAGGCTCAGGTTGATCGTCTGCGTTCGGTTGATCGCAGCCAGCAATCTGACCTGGCCAGCAACGTAATCGATCTGGCCCAAGGCAAATTTCAGGTTGAAGCGGGCGCCAAAGTCGCCAAGGCTTCGGACGAAATGCTCGGCACGTTGATCGATACATTCGCTTGA
- the bioF gene encoding 8-amino-7-oxononanoate synthase — protein MSFDLAARLAARRAENLYRQRPLLESPQGPEVVVDGQPLLAFCNNDYLGLANHPQVIEAWRAGAARWGVGGGASHLVIGHSTPHHALEEALADLTGRPRALLFTTGYMANLGAVTALVGAGDTVLEDRLNHASLLDAGLLSGARFNRYLHNDAVSLAKRLEKATGNTLVVTDGVFSMDGDIANLPALALEAKAKGAWLMVDDAHGFGPLGANGGGIVEHFGLSQEDVPVLVGTLGKAFGTAGAFVAGSDELIESLIQFARPYIYTTSQPPALACATLKSLELLRTEHWRREHLKVLIRQFRQGAEQIGLELMDSFTPIQPIMIGDAGRAVRLSQMLRERGLMVTAIRPPTVPAGSARLRVTLTAAHSEAQVQRLLNGLADCFALLKSEPSHA, from the coding sequence ATGTCTTTCGATCTCGCCGCACGCCTTGCTGCCCGTCGTGCCGAAAACCTCTACCGCCAGCGCCCGCTACTCGAAAGCCCTCAAGGCCCGGAAGTGGTGGTCGATGGTCAACCGTTGCTCGCGTTCTGTAACAACGACTACTTGGGCCTGGCCAATCACCCGCAAGTGATCGAAGCCTGGCGCGCCGGTGCGGCTCGTTGGGGCGTCGGTGGCGGGGCGTCGCACTTGGTGATCGGCCACAGCACGCCGCATCACGCGCTGGAGGAGGCCTTGGCTGACCTGACCGGCCGTCCGCGTGCGTTGTTGTTCACCACCGGTTACATGGCCAATCTCGGTGCAGTCACGGCCTTGGTCGGGGCGGGTGATACGGTGCTGGAGGATCGACTCAATCACGCCTCGTTGCTGGATGCCGGTTTGCTGTCCGGCGCGCGCTTCAACCGCTATCTGCACAACGACGCGGTCAGTCTGGCCAAGCGGCTGGAGAAGGCCACCGGTAATACGCTGGTGGTCACCGACGGCGTATTCAGCATGGACGGCGACATCGCCAATCTGCCGGCGCTGGCGCTCGAAGCCAAGGCCAAAGGCGCCTGGCTGATGGTCGATGACGCTCACGGGTTTGGGCCGCTGGGCGCCAATGGCGGTGGGATCGTCGAGCATTTTGGCCTGAGTCAGGAAGACGTGCCGGTTCTGGTGGGCACACTGGGCAAGGCATTCGGCACGGCCGGGGCCTTTGTTGCTGGCAGTGACGAGTTGATCGAAAGTCTGATCCAGTTCGCCAGACCCTACATTTACACCACCAGCCAGCCACCGGCGCTGGCCTGCGCGACGCTGAAAAGCCTCGAACTGCTGCGCACCGAACACTGGCGGCGTGAGCATCTGAAGGTGCTGATTCGTCAGTTCCGCCAGGGTGCCGAGCAGATTGGCCTGGAACTGATGGACAGTTTCACGCCGATCCAGCCGATCATGATCGGCGATGCCGGGCGTGCGGTACGGCTGTCGCAGATGTTGCGCGAGCGCGGTCTGATGGTGACCGCGATCCGTCCGCCGACCGTGCCGGCTGGCAGCGCCCGCTTGCGGGTGACCCTGACCGCCGCTCATAGCGAGGCACAGGTGCAGCGCTTGTTGAATGGACTGGCCGATTGTTTTGCACTTTTGAAATCGGAGCCAAGCCATGCGTGA
- a CDS encoding alpha/beta fold hydrolase produces the protein MRDRLILLPGWGLGISPLEPLAAALRGLDEHLRVEIEPLPELESSDLDEWLDELDSTLPQDAWLAGWSLGGMLAAELAARRGDRCCGLLTLASNPSFVAHEQWPSAMPAETFEAFLAGCQADPRLTLKRFSLLCAQGAQDPRGLSRLLLGGAPHSTASVLAAGLEVLAQLDTRQALQAYRGPQFHLFAGLDGLVPAEAAGDLLTLLPDVEIGLIEQASHAFLLEDPHGVAGAIQAFLHESGDD, from the coding sequence ATGCGTGACCGACTGATTCTGCTGCCCGGATGGGGCCTCGGGATTTCGCCGCTGGAACCCTTGGCGGCAGCCTTGCGTGGGCTGGATGAGCATCTGCGGGTCGAGATCGAGCCGTTGCCGGAACTGGAATCGAGTGATCTTGACGAGTGGCTCGATGAGCTGGATTCGACCCTGCCGCAAGACGCCTGGCTCGCAGGCTGGTCCTTGGGTGGCATGCTCGCGGCGGAGCTGGCGGCGCGTCGAGGCGATCGCTGCTGCGGTTTACTGACGCTGGCGAGCAATCCTTCGTTTGTTGCCCATGAGCAATGGCCGAGCGCGATGCCCGCCGAGACGTTCGAGGCGTTTCTGGCCGGCTGCCAGGCAGATCCACGCCTGACGTTGAAACGGTTTTCGTTGCTGTGTGCGCAAGGCGCGCAAGACCCTCGCGGTCTTTCCCGGTTACTGCTCGGTGGTGCGCCCCATTCCACTGCTTCGGTTTTGGCGGCCGGTCTGGAAGTCCTTGCACAACTGGATACTCGCCAGGCTTTGCAGGCATATCGCGGTCCACAATTTCATTTGTTCGCCGGCCTCGACGGCCTGGTTCCGGCCGAAGCCGCAGGGGATTTGCTGACGCTGCTGCCGGATGTCGAAATTGGTCTGATTGAACAGGCCAGTCATGCGTTTCTTCTGGAAGACCCCCACGGTGTGGCGGGGGCGATTCAGGCCTTTTTGCACGAGTCCGGTGATGACTGA
- a CDS encoding TOBE domain-containing protein: MSLPTLLSQHIVRRPQRIALLQHIAEQGSITRAAKSAGLSYKAAWDAIDELNNLAQKPLVERSVGGKGGGGAKLSSEGLRVLRLYQKLQALQAQVLEAAEDASDLDLLGRLMLRTSARNQLHGKVVEIEAQGRNDLIRLELAEGLNIDAQITHDSTLRLELEIGTEVVALIKAGWLDLLGIDQQETPGNNCLNGIIEEILDAEDGPSEVRIGLPNGHTLCALAEPLHLRTLGLAIDKPVRVQCSPSNILLGTPL; this comes from the coding sequence ATGTCCTTGCCAACCTTGTTGTCCCAGCACATTGTCCGTCGTCCGCAGCGCATTGCGTTGCTGCAACACATCGCCGAACAAGGCTCGATCACCCGTGCCGCGAAAAGTGCGGGCCTGAGCTACAAGGCCGCATGGGATGCGATCGACGAACTGAACAACCTGGCGCAGAAGCCGCTGGTGGAGCGCAGTGTCGGTGGCAAAGGCGGCGGGGGCGCCAAACTCTCCAGCGAAGGCCTGCGTGTGTTGCGCCTTTACCAAAAGCTGCAAGCCCTGCAGGCCCAAGTGCTGGAGGCGGCCGAAGACGCCAGCGATCTGGACTTGCTCGGCCGCCTGATGCTCAGGACCAGCGCGCGTAATCAACTGCATGGCAAGGTTGTGGAGATCGAAGCTCAGGGGCGCAATGACCTGATCCGTCTTGAATTGGCCGAAGGCTTGAACATTGATGCGCAGATTACCCACGACAGCACCCTGCGCCTGGAGTTGGAAATCGGCACCGAGGTGGTCGCATTGATCAAGGCCGGTTGGCTGGACCTGCTGGGCATCGACCAGCAGGAAACACCCGGCAACAACTGCTTGAACGGCATTATCGAAGAAATTCTCGACGCCGAAGACGGCCCCAGCGAAGTGCGCATCGGCCTGCCTAATGGCCATACGCTGTGCGCGCTGGCCGAACCGCTGCACTTGAGAACCCTGGGGCTTGCCATCGACAAACCGGTACGGGTGCAATGTTCGCCGTCCAATATCCTGTTGGGCACTCCGCTCTGA
- the bioB gene encoding biotin synthase BioB — translation MSASTTATLRHDWSLAEVKALFVQPFNDLLFQAQTVHRAHFDANRVQVSTLLSIKTGACPEDCKYCPQSGHYNTGLEKEKLMEVQKVLEEAARAKAIGSTRFCMGAAWKHPSAKDMPYVLKMVEGVKALGLETCMTLGRLDQDQTEALAKAGLDYYNHNLDTSPEFYGSIITTRTYGERLQTLAYVRDSGMKICSGGILGMGESLDDRANLLIQLANLPEHPESVPINMLVKVAGTPLENAEDVDPFDFIRMLAVARILMPQSHVRLSAGREAMNEQMQALAFFAGANSIFYGEKLLTTANPQADKDMQLFSRLGILPEAREEHADEVHQAAIEQALVEQKSSEQFYNAAV, via the coding sequence ATGAGCGCCAGCACCACTGCAACCCTGCGTCATGACTGGTCTTTGGCCGAAGTCAAAGCACTCTTCGTTCAGCCATTCAATGACCTGTTGTTCCAGGCGCAGACGGTGCACCGTGCGCATTTCGACGCCAACCGCGTCCAGGTTTCCACGCTGCTGTCGATCAAGACCGGCGCCTGCCCTGAAGATTGCAAATATTGCCCGCAGTCCGGTCACTACAACACCGGCCTGGAAAAAGAAAAGTTGATGGAAGTACAGAAGGTCCTCGAAGAGGCCGCTCGCGCCAAGGCCATCGGGTCGACCCGTTTCTGCATGGGCGCCGCGTGGAAGCATCCGTCGGCCAAAGACATGCCTTACGTGCTGAAGATGGTCGAAGGTGTGAAAGCCCTGGGCCTGGAAACCTGCATGACCCTGGGTCGCCTGGATCAGGACCAGACCGAAGCGCTGGCCAAGGCCGGCCTCGACTACTACAACCACAACCTCGACACCTCGCCGGAGTTCTACGGCAGCATCATCACCACCCGCACCTACGGCGAGCGCCTGCAAACCCTGGCCTACGTGCGTGATTCGGGGATGAAGATCTGCTCGGGCGGCATCCTTGGCATGGGCGAGTCCCTTGATGACCGCGCCAATCTGCTGATCCAGTTGGCCAACCTGCCAGAGCATCCGGAATCGGTGCCGATCAACATGCTGGTGAAAGTCGCCGGGACGCCGCTGGAAAATGCGGAAGACGTCGACCCGTTCGATTTCATCCGCATGCTCGCCGTCGCCCGCATCCTGATGCCGCAATCCCACGTGCGTTTGTCCGCTGGCCGCGAAGCGATGAACGAGCAGATGCAGGCCCTGGCGTTCTTCGCTGGCGCCAACTCGATTTTCTACGGCGAAAAACTGCTGACCACTGCCAACCCGCAAGCCGACAAGGACATGCAACTGTTCTCGCGCCTGGGGATTCTGCCGGAAGCGCGCGAAGAACACGCCGACGAGGTGCATCAAGCCGCCATCGAGCAAGCGCTGGTTGAGCAGAAGAGCAGCGAGCAGTTTTACAACGCAGCTGTTTAA
- a CDS encoding glycine cleavage system protein R, whose translation MDHLVLTVFAPDKPGQVERIAQCIAEHGGNWLESRMSRMAGQFAGILRVGVPAEAYDELVDALQALSAQGIRVLIAESGIEQSCTWKPIAMELVGNDRPGIVRDITRLLSEQGVNLERLVTEVRPAPMSSEPLFHAEAILAVPLTLSLDVLQSRLETLADDLMVELVLRSEP comes from the coding sequence ATGGACCACCTCGTACTCACAGTATTCGCTCCGGACAAGCCTGGGCAGGTCGAGCGCATCGCCCAGTGCATTGCCGAACACGGGGGCAACTGGCTGGAAAGCCGCATGTCGCGCATGGCAGGACAGTTCGCCGGGATTCTTCGGGTGGGCGTGCCGGCCGAGGCCTACGATGAACTGGTGGATGCCTTGCAAGCGTTGTCTGCCCAAGGCATTCGTGTACTGATTGCCGAAAGTGGCATCGAGCAGTCCTGCACCTGGAAACCCATTGCGATGGAATTGGTGGGCAATGATCGTCCGGGCATCGTTCGCGACATCACGCGTCTGTTGAGCGAGCAGGGGGTGAACCTGGAACGGCTAGTGACCGAAGTGAGGCCGGCACCGATGAGCAGCGAGCCGTTGTTTCACGCTGAAGCGATTCTCGCGGTGCCGCTGACATTGTCGCTGGACGTGTTGCAGTCGCGCCTGGAAACCCTGGCGGACGATTTGATGGTTGAACTGGTGCTGCGCAGTGAGCCCTGA